In one Magallana gigas chromosome 7, xbMagGiga1.1, whole genome shotgun sequence genomic region, the following are encoded:
- the LOC105343180 gene encoding uncharacterized protein F44E2.8 has product MADKDSESTTPELSQELEQITMDDKKEDKHNPVVDSAADIQRPLAENGDETQSNGRKNTEIKSPQNDFSKEGNGVEGIAVRPKDKMNTVQDEELGDEDLPDERHLYEYFWRKHSAFSQQHKCHFTVDDITYSSAEQYMMHQKAVLMGDHEKADIIMALDEPQEIKRTGKHVQNFNAERWEEACQAIVERGNMEKFSQNEDLKEKLFNTFPKTLVEASPLDDIWGIGLARDDRRAWNKLSWRGQNLLGEILTKVRDKLMEPFLKPVEPQKTEGDPIQQSE; this is encoded by the exons ATGGCAGATAAAGATTCTGAATCAACTACTCCAGAATTGTCACAGGAATTGGAACAAATAACAATGGATGACAAGAAAGAGGATAAACATAACCCAGTTGTAGACTCGGCCGCAGACATTCAGAGACCATTGGCTGAAAATGGGGATGAAACACAGTCAAACGGAAGAAAAAATACCGAAATAAAATCACCCCAAAATGATTTCTCTAAGGAAGGAAACGGTGTAGAAGGTATAGCAGTGAGGCCAAAGGACAAAATGAATACAGTTCAGGATGAAGAACTTGGAGACGAAGATTTACCCGATGAAAGACATTTATACGAATATTTTTGGAGGAAGCATTCTGCTTTCAGTCAGCAACATAAATGTCATTTTACGGTTGATGATATTACATATAGCAGTGCTGAACAGTATATGATGCATCAGAAAGCAG TATTAATGGGTGATCATGAGAAAGCAGATATCATCATGGCGCTTGATGAGCCCCAAGAGATAAAGCGGACAGGGAAACACGTTCAAAACTTCAACGCAGAACGCTGGGAAGAGGCGTGTCAGGCGATAGTCGAAAGAGGAAACATGGAAAAG TTTTCACAAAATGAAGAtctaaaagaaaaattgtttaacACATTTCCAAAAACACTGGTTGAGGCTAGTCCACTGGACGACATCTGGGGCATAGGATTAGCTAGAGACGACAGACGGGCATGGAACAAACTGTCGTGGAGAGGGCAAAATCTTCTGGGAGAGATTTTGACGAAAGTGAGGGACAAGTTAATGGAACCATTTTTAAAACCTGTGGAACCACAGAAGACTGAAGGAGATCCAATCCAACAAAGTGaataa
- the LOC105343169 gene encoding fatty acyl-CoA hydrolase precursor, medium chain — MDAVSNLLRNFYLVVFFLFGVFRSTSLEYVTKTTKYGRVRGSVESVRPGKQIERFLGVPYASPPIKSLRFERPVPPDPWNGVLDTLDIPPACPQPGEGVAYIEFHVPGFNYTSEDCLYLNIYTPKSTNGGKKYPVLFFVHGGSYFNGMGAMFEGSMLSASGIVVVTINYRLGPLGFLVSGDPELSGNYGMMDMVAALWWVRRNIEFFNGDPNQVTLMGHSAGGCSVGFLVMSPLTKGLFRRVIIQSGSPLAQWSYSDKVTSPDIHFKIFVSSIGCLRNSSRLIKECLQNIPTEVMHRQIAFKYVTSPSLTPQFRPVVDGYVLPDTPERLIQSGAFRAESVMTGATSDEGLIAAKPLVELFGGEEKGIKQLITLMYCFRGDLPNLANIVDMVIDTYASLPLEEKEHLVEEIFSDIVGDYYITAPTHKLAQMMSSRSVPVYLYNYEYQSKYAQWEGVTHGSEIFYLSGFPMSGHSNFRYDDTDKKMATLLIHMWANFVYNGLPSLVPHRQFHMDRYSVNNPVYTKIYQGINRPFVELSTNYKTRKLDFWNYKIPMYSGKLDSGDVIQSPVQRTHTVTGPDHWALIATSIGLAGLAMFLAVGYCKTKIQLQNLHRQHGVCIAGEISSKDIKKSKYFKTNV; from the exons ATGGACGCCGTGTCCAATTTACTTCGGAATTTCTATCTCGTTGTTTTCTTCTTGTTTGGTGTATTTAGGAGTACCTCTCTAGAATATGTGACAAAAACAACGAAATATGGGAGAGTGAGGGGGTCCGTGGAGAGTGTCCGCCCCGGGAAACAGATTGAGAGATTTCTGGGGGTTCCTTATGCGTCCCCTCCAATAAAGTCTTTACGGTTTGAG CGTCCTGTACCCCCCGATCCCTGGAATGGAGTATTGGACACCCTGGATATTCCACCAGCTTGTCCCCAGCCCGGAGAGGGCGTGGCTTATATTGAGTTTCATGTGCCAGGGTTCAATTACACGAGCGAAGACTGCctttatctaaatatatatacaccaaaA AGTACCAACGGTGGTAAGAAGTATCCCGTTCTGTTTTTTGTCCATGGTGGATCATACTTTAACGGGATGGGAGCCATGTTTGAAGGGAGCATGCTGTCGGCTTCCGGAATCGTGGTTGTAACCATAAACTACAGACTAGGACCACTCG GTTTTTTGGTGTCCGGTGACCCGGAACTCTCAGGGAATTATGGGATGATGGATATGGTTGCTGCTCTGTGGTGGGTGCGCCGGAATATCGAGTTCTTTAACGGGGACCCAAACCAAGTAACACTGATGGGTCACAGCGCAGGAGGCTGTAGTGTCGGCTTTCTTGTTATGTCACCTTTGACAAAAG GGTTGTTCCGGAGAGTCATAATCCAGAGCGGGTCCCCCCTTGCACAATGGAGTTACTCGGATAAAGTGACTTCTCCGGACATCCACTTCAAGATCTTTGTCTCTTCCATTGGGTGTCTTCGGAACAGCTCTAGACTCATCAAAGAATGTCTGCAGAACATACCTACCGAAGTCATGCATAGACAAATTGCGTTTAAATATGTG ACGTCTCCGTCCCTGACGCCGCAGTTCCGCCCGGTGGTGGACGGGTACGTACTTCCGGATACACCGGAGAGATTGATACAATCCGGGGCATTCCGAGCGGAGAGCGTGATGACTGGCGCCACGTCAGACGAGGGGCTTATTGCAG CAAAACCACTGGTGGAATTATTTGGTGGAGAGGAAAAAGGCATCAAACAGTTAATAACACTGATGTATTGTTTCCGCGGAGATTTGCCAAACCTGGCCAATATCGTGG ACATGGTGATCGATACCTATGCATCACTGCCACTTGAGGAAAAAGAGCATTTGGTGGAGGAAATCTTCTCTGAC ATTGTTGGTGACTACTACATCACAGCGCCCACACATAAACTGGCCCAGATGATGTCATCACGCAGTGTTCCAGTCTACCTCTATAACTATGAGTACCAGTCCAAATACGCCCAGTGGGAAG GAGTCACCCACGGATCTGAAATCTTCTACCTCTCAGGATTCCCCATGTCCGGTCACTCAAATTTTAGATACGATGATACCGACAAGAAAATGGCCACATTGCTCATTCATATGTGGGCAAACTTTGTGTATAATGG ACTTCCATCATTGGTTCCTCACAGACAATTCCATATGGATCGATACAGTGTTAACAATCCCGTATACACTAAAATCTATCAGGGAATAAACCGACCCTTTGTTGAACTGTCCACAAATTACAAAACTCGAAAACTGGACTTCTGGAACTACAAAATCCCAATGTATTCTGGGAAATTAGATTCTGGTGACGTCATACAAAGTCCAGTGCAAAGGACACACACAGTGACCGGCCCCGATCATTGGGCATTAATCGCCACTTCTATTGGACTTGCGGGCCTCGCAATGTTTTTAGCGGTTGGATATTGTAAAACTAAAATTCAACTACAAAATCTTCACCGCCAACATGGCGTTTGCATAGCCGGGGAAATCTCCAGTAAAGACATTAAGAAGTCCAAGTATTTCAAAACTAACGTTTGA